One window of the Streptomyces asoensis genome contains the following:
- a CDS encoding alpha/beta fold hydrolase: MPYFTSPVDGTRLHYVDYGPADGPVIVFVNSLYFGTEMWEYQMLPLAQEGHRCVSFDRRGHGRSDDVWGGFDLDSLADDVQGLLDHLDLSEVTLVGHSLGTAEIVRCLARHGVDRVTRVALIAGMAPGPARSANHPEGVDPELIRAGTEAFRRDRSAFFADGAHAFFALDRPGNDLSEAYVEAMIRRCHGSTARAAVALGELIAELDVAPELAALDLPVLVVHGTHDTSGPIELTGRRAARLAPNATLEVYENAGHGLFATHADRLTADLRKFAAGG, encoded by the coding sequence ATGCCGTACTTCACGAGTCCCGTCGACGGCACACGGCTGCACTACGTCGACTACGGGCCCGCCGACGGGCCCGTGATCGTCTTCGTGAACAGCCTGTACTTCGGGACCGAGATGTGGGAGTACCAGATGCTGCCGCTGGCCCAGGAGGGCCATCGCTGCGTGAGCTTCGACCGGCGCGGCCACGGGCGCTCCGACGACGTGTGGGGCGGCTTCGACCTGGACAGCCTCGCAGACGACGTGCAGGGCCTGCTCGACCATCTCGACCTGAGCGAGGTCACGCTCGTGGGGCACTCCCTCGGCACCGCCGAGATCGTCCGCTGCCTGGCCCGGCACGGCGTCGACCGCGTGACCCGGGTGGCGTTGATCGCGGGCATGGCGCCCGGTCCGGCCCGCTCGGCGAACCACCCCGAGGGAGTCGACCCGGAGCTCATACGGGCGGGCACCGAGGCCTTCCGGCGCGACCGCTCCGCCTTCTTCGCCGACGGCGCGCACGCCTTCTTCGCCCTGGACCGGCCGGGCAACGACCTGTCCGAGGCGTACGTCGAGGCCATGATCCGGCGCTGCCATGGCTCCACGGCACGGGCCGCCGTCGCCCTCGGCGAGCTGATCGCCGAACTCGACGTCGCCCCCGAACTGGCCGCGCTCGACCTGCCGGTGCTCGTCGTCCACGGCACCCACGACACCTCCGGGCCCATCGAGCTGACCGGCCGCCGCGCCGCGCGCCTCGCCCCGAACGCCACCCTCGAGGTGTACGAGAACGCCGGCCACGGCCTCTTCGCCACCCACGCCGACCGTCTCACCGCGGATCTGCGGAAGTTCGCGGCCGGGGGCTGA